Below is a window of Terriglobales bacterium DNA.
CTCCTGAACGGAGCGCGCCCCGGGCCGGTAGCCGACCCCGCAGCCCGGGACTTTTGCGGAACTCGGCTGAATGCCGGCCCGTATCTCCCGGCATGAGCCGCCGCGCGCTCGCATACCGCCTTGCGCTCGCACTGATCGCAGCCTACTGCCTGTTCTCCGTCGCCGCCGGCATCGTGCTGGCGGAGTACGCGCTGCACCCCGGGCACCGTCCGCTGCACTTCGAGCGTGAAGCCCGCCAGATCGCCCGTGAGATGGGCGCGCGGCTGGAGGACGTCTCCCTCACCGCGCCCGACGGCACGACGCTCGCCGCCTGGCACGCCACCCCCGCGCGCTGGAACGGCTCGGCGGTCATCCTGCTGCACGGCGTGAGCGACAACCGCGAAGGCGTCGGCGGCTTCGCGCGGCTTTTCCTCGAGCACGGCTACAGCGTGCTGCTTCCGGATGTCCGCGCCCACGGCCTGAGCGGCGGCGCGCTCGCCGGCTACGGCCTCCGCGAGGCCGGCGACGTCCATGCCTGGACCGACTGGCTTTACGCGCGCCGGCAACCCGTCTGCGTCTTCGGTTTTGGCGAGTCGATGGGCGCCGGCATCATCGTGCAGGCCGTGCGCGCCGAGCCGCGCCTCTGCGGCGTGGTCGCCGAGTCACCCTTCGGCGACTTCCGCGAGGCCGCCTACGACAAGGTCGCGGCCTACCTGCACATCCACCCCGCGCTCGCCAAGCTCATCTTCGCGCCCGCCGTCGAGATCGGGCTGCGCTACGCGCGCTCGAAATACGACGTCGACATGGTGCAGGCCTCGCCCGCCCGGGCCGTCCAGCAAGCCCGCGTCCCTGTCCTGCTCATCCACGGGACGCTCGATCACTCGCTGCGCCCGCGCCAGTCGGAGCTCATCCGGGCCGCGAACCCGCGCCTCGTGACACTCTGGGAGGTCCAGGGCGCCGGCCACTGCGGCGCCTCCGCCATCGCGCCAGAACAGTTCCGCACCCGCGTCCTCGACTTCTATGCGGCGCACCTTCCCGCAAAAACTC
It encodes the following:
- a CDS encoding alpha/beta hydrolase, which encodes MSRRALAYRLALALIAAYCLFSVAAGIVLAEYALHPGHRPLHFEREARQIAREMGARLEDVSLTAPDGTTLAAWHATPARWNGSAVILLHGVSDNREGVGGFARLFLEHGYSVLLPDVRAHGLSGGALAGYGLREAGDVHAWTDWLYARRQPVCVFGFGESMGAGIIVQAVRAEPRLCGVVAESPFGDFREAAYDKVAAYLHIHPALAKLIFAPAVEIGLRYARSKYDVDMVQASPARAVQQARVPVLLIHGTLDHSLRPRQSELIRAANPRLVTLWEVQGAGHCGASAIAPEQFRTRVLDFYAAHLPAKTLL